From the Verrucomicrobiota bacterium genome, one window contains:
- a CDS encoding DUF1501 domain-containing protein, with translation MTRRFFLGTAAKGLGGMALASLLNDKLLAAPADGNGLPGIPHFAPKAKRVIYLFQSGGPSQLELFDYKPNLNKLHGQEVPASVFNGQRLTGMTAGQSSFPVARSVYDFERVGKNGTWMNTELMPHLSKVVDDLCIIKSMHTEAINHDPAITFFQTGFQIAGRPSIGAWLSYGLGSANENLPAFVAMTSNGTAGGGQPLYDRLWGAGFLPSKHQGVKFAGGKDPVLYLNNPDGMSSEIRRKTLDHIAAMNQMKFDDYGDPEIETRISQYEMAFRMQTSVPELTDVTSEPDSTFKLYGEDAKKPGTYANNCLLARRLAERGVRFVQLFHRAWDAHGNLPRVESRQCQDTDQATAGLISDLKQRGMLDDTLIVWGGEFGRTVYCQGELSPKEYGRDHHPRCFSMFLAGGGVKPGISYGETDDFSYNITSDPVSVHDLHATILHQLGVDHKKLTYKFQGRHYRLTDVHGNVVKPILA, from the coding sequence CAAGGCCAAACGCGTCATTTATCTCTTTCAATCAGGAGGACCTTCACAGCTCGAGTTGTTTGATTACAAACCCAACTTGAATAAGCTTCATGGACAGGAAGTTCCTGCTTCGGTTTTTAATGGGCAAAGACTAACAGGTATGACTGCGGGGCAATCTTCGTTTCCTGTCGCGAGGTCCGTCTATGATTTTGAGCGTGTCGGAAAGAATGGAACTTGGATGAATACGGAACTGATGCCTCACCTCTCGAAAGTGGTGGATGATCTATGTATTATTAAATCCATGCATACCGAGGCGATCAACCACGATCCGGCTATTACTTTTTTCCAAACAGGTTTTCAAATCGCAGGTCGACCCAGTATCGGTGCTTGGTTATCTTACGGTTTGGGTAGTGCAAACGAAAATCTTCCAGCCTTTGTTGCGATGACGTCCAATGGAACCGCGGGTGGGGGGCAACCGCTTTACGATCGTTTGTGGGGTGCAGGCTTCCTGCCATCCAAACATCAAGGAGTAAAATTTGCGGGAGGAAAAGATCCGGTTTTGTATTTAAATAATCCTGACGGTATGAGCAGTGAGATTAGGCGAAAAACGCTCGATCATATCGCTGCCATGAACCAGATGAAGTTCGATGATTATGGGGATCCCGAGATTGAGACCCGTATTTCTCAATACGAAATGGCCTTCCGTATGCAGACGTCTGTTCCGGAATTAACTGATGTTACAAGTGAGCCTGACAGCACGTTCAAACTCTATGGCGAGGATGCCAAAAAACCTGGAACTTATGCAAATAATTGTCTGTTAGCACGCCGCTTGGCGGAACGTGGAGTGCGATTTGTTCAATTATTTCACCGGGCATGGGATGCTCACGGAAATCTACCCAGGGTTGAATCAAGGCAGTGCCAAGACACCGATCAGGCAACGGCCGGACTTATTTCGGATTTAAAACAAAGGGGCATGTTGGACGATACGCTGATCGTTTGGGGCGGAGAATTTGGGCGTACCGTTTATTGCCAGGGTGAGCTTTCACCCAAGGAATATGGTCGTGATCACCACCCACGTTGTTTCAGTATGTTTTTGGCCGGAGGGGGAGTGAAGCCAGGTATCAGTTACGGTGAGACCGATGATTTTAGTTACAACATCACTTCCGATCCAGTCAGTGTGCACGACCTTCATGCCACGATTTTACATCAGCTGGGAGTTGATCACAAAAAGCTGACCTACAAATTCCAGGGCCGCCATTATCGCCTGACCGATGTCCATGGTAATGTCGTCAAGCCGATCTTGGCTTGA
- a CDS encoding DUF1552 domain-containing protein, translated as MNNNWHISRRTFLKGVGASLALPYLDIMGSSAKASAAVPPTRLACIFQPNGVFPEAWDVTGIGRQFELSPILKPLQGLKRELTILSNLDNIGKGHVQLTGAFLTGTKIEGDKNAVSLDQMVAQAIGRDTLFPSITLGTEPPRQGNAGRNPISFANTVSWSSETTRVSPEINPRVAFDRLFRSNNGPEAKLKAARRKSVVDLVLDDAKSLQRKASYHDQHKIGEYLDSVRSVEVRIENTLNPQERSWQPLTQPEMIRPEAGIPQDRSTHLKLMMDLMVLSFWTDTTRVGALMTAHGFSRQNFSFLDGVTSDHHGMSHHKFQEQAVSEYTRVSRWYIEQLAYMLERMSNIDEGNGSLLDNSTVLYGSSMKDGNGHKKENVPIILAGRAGGSLKPGGHVVCVEHTPLANLHLTLLQKYGVENDNFNNASTGTIAQLS; from the coding sequence ATGAATAACAACTGGCACATCTCACGAAGAACATTTCTTAAAGGCGTAGGCGCCAGTCTCGCCTTACCTTATCTGGACATTATGGGAAGTTCGGCCAAGGCTTCGGCTGCAGTTCCCCCAACCCGATTGGCTTGTATTTTTCAACCAAATGGAGTTTTTCCGGAAGCATGGGATGTCACTGGTATAGGTAGGCAATTTGAATTGTCTCCAATTCTTAAACCCCTCCAGGGACTTAAACGAGAGCTAACCATTTTATCCAACCTCGACAATATAGGTAAGGGTCATGTCCAATTGACTGGAGCCTTTCTAACTGGCACCAAGATCGAGGGTGACAAGAATGCGGTTTCCCTCGACCAAATGGTCGCCCAAGCCATAGGAAGGGATACGCTTTTCCCGTCTATTACTTTAGGAACAGAACCTCCACGCCAGGGAAACGCCGGTCGGAATCCCATTTCATTTGCCAACACCGTTTCATGGAGCTCGGAGACAACACGTGTTTCCCCCGAGATTAATCCCCGTGTAGCGTTCGACCGCCTGTTCAGAAGCAACAACGGACCTGAGGCTAAACTCAAGGCAGCCCGAAGGAAGAGCGTTGTCGATCTGGTTCTGGACGATGCCAAAAGCTTACAGCGCAAGGCGAGTTACCATGATCAACACAAAATCGGTGAATACCTTGATAGCGTTCGCTCTGTGGAAGTCCGAATTGAAAATACCTTGAATCCTCAGGAGCGTTCCTGGCAGCCACTCACCCAACCGGAGATGATTCGTCCCGAGGCAGGCATTCCTCAAGACCGCAGCACGCATTTAAAACTGATGATGGATCTCATGGTGCTCTCCTTTTGGACAGACACGACGCGCGTAGGGGCTTTAATGACCGCGCACGGTTTCAGTCGTCAAAATTTCAGTTTCCTGGATGGCGTAACATCCGATCACCACGGCATGTCTCATCACAAATTTCAGGAACAAGCAGTAAGTGAATACACACGGGTAAGCCGCTGGTATATTGAACAGCTTGCCTATATGCTGGAACGAATGAGTAATATCGACGAAGGCAATGGAAGTTTGCTGGACAACTCAACCGTACTTTATGGCTCCAGCATGAAAGATGGCAACGGTCACAAAAAAGAGAACGTACCTATCATTTTGGCCGGTCGAGCAGGTGGTTCATTGAAACCGGGAGGTCACGTGGTCTGCGTTGAACATACTCCACTGGCAAACCTGCACCTGACACTTCTCCAAAAGTACGGCGTTGAAAACGACAACTTCAATAACGCCAGCACAGGTACAATCGCACAGTTGAGTTAG
- a CDS encoding DUF1592 domain-containing protein, translating to MGNNHSPKNTTAFDWLSSKLNPKHPKISLVTMLSVLVFWLILELGSVAIAATEEGPITFENDIQPLLEEYCFRCHGEEKQKGDVQLSSFHNKLMLLKEHKLWQEVIHLVKTEEMPDEEPLPTTEERSLLVNWLEQTLNEIDWSKVKNPGHITMPRLTKTEYNNTMRDLLGIDIKPGNFFSEDGEGQSGFTNDRDNLFITPVLMEKYFDAAERSIDALLSFKKEPIEYHYESEDMFMTETRETPKQFGNDFLGYVINRGQMTLYESIDFPHDGFYEFTVRALSTEGPTGTRLRINDETKGDIKIYSEDPGIYEITTFVAKGSHQVAWNIQIPAVLYKPRPQPKQPTYKDLPVDAGKLVQQGVVENAPKYPSSPGDSEALISSIARFNEAISLMQEQYEQLRLLGTKGDPEEILKYKDYVIQRSEVVKDATAELARKLNLSQEEFEDRFRSMNAEKLHANEQILAAIADVKPDKQAVIHKAQSVAIDWVKIRGPIRPKTAPPESLVFIATPGEKMSAVKAANTILQQFTQRAFRRKVSKKEVARYTSLYEKASNEGQSFDESVKLALTAVLVSPHFLYRPELAPSETIKEYRIDDYQLASRLSYFLWMSMPDEELFLLAKSNRLHNPKTLQQQIDRMMQDPRATATMGTFLGQWLGFESLGVSIIPDPGTFKNFDIPLQESMKAETLLVFDTLIKEGESLLELLDSDETYLNDVLAMHYGIKGVEGSQMRPVKLTDRNRGGLLGMGSILTATSNPVRTNPVSRGKWVLETLLGNRIPEPPADAGILPENAGQVKGQTLREEFEMHRRDPSCVDCHEKIDPIGFGLENFDAIGRYRTKENGQPIDSSGIMPDGVSFNGPIELKDYLLANKQDEFIRNITERMLAFALGRELKHYDEAAIIKIIDALENNHYNAKSLISEVILSYPFQFQHPNPDHE from the coding sequence ATGGGAAATAATCATTCTCCTAAAAATACAACGGCTTTCGACTGGCTATCTTCAAAGTTGAATCCGAAACACCCAAAGATCTCACTAGTGACGATGTTGTCAGTGCTGGTTTTTTGGTTAATTTTGGAACTGGGCAGCGTGGCGATAGCCGCAACTGAAGAAGGCCCGATAACATTTGAAAATGATATCCAACCGTTGCTGGAGGAATATTGTTTTCGCTGTCATGGAGAAGAAAAACAAAAGGGAGATGTCCAACTTTCGAGTTTCCATAATAAGCTAATGCTCCTCAAAGAGCACAAGCTCTGGCAGGAGGTAATCCATTTGGTGAAAACGGAAGAAATGCCGGATGAGGAGCCTCTACCGACTACGGAGGAGCGCTCCCTTCTGGTTAATTGGCTGGAACAGACTTTGAATGAAATTGACTGGTCCAAAGTTAAAAACCCAGGCCACATAACCATGCCCCGTTTGACGAAAACGGAATACAACAACACTATGCGCGACCTATTGGGCATTGACATTAAGCCCGGAAACTTTTTCTCCGAGGACGGCGAAGGGCAAAGCGGTTTTACGAATGATCGCGACAACTTATTTATAACCCCTGTTTTGATGGAGAAATATTTTGATGCTGCAGAACGTTCCATCGACGCACTTCTGTCCTTCAAGAAAGAGCCGATTGAGTACCATTATGAATCGGAAGACATGTTCATGACGGAGACCCGGGAAACCCCAAAGCAGTTTGGAAACGACTTCTTAGGTTACGTCATTAACCGCGGTCAAATGACTCTCTATGAGTCGATCGACTTTCCGCATGATGGGTTTTACGAATTTACGGTTCGAGCACTGAGTACAGAGGGTCCGACGGGCACGCGTCTACGTATAAACGATGAAACCAAGGGAGATATCAAAATTTACAGCGAGGATCCTGGAATCTACGAAATCACTACCTTTGTTGCAAAAGGCAGTCATCAGGTCGCCTGGAATATCCAAATACCTGCTGTCCTTTATAAACCAAGACCTCAACCCAAGCAGCCAACTTACAAGGATCTTCCGGTCGACGCAGGTAAGCTGGTTCAACAAGGCGTAGTTGAAAATGCGCCTAAGTACCCTTCAAGCCCGGGTGATTCAGAAGCACTTATCTCATCCATCGCACGTTTCAATGAAGCGATAAGTCTAATGCAGGAGCAATACGAACAACTGCGCTTACTTGGAACCAAAGGAGATCCTGAAGAAATTCTCAAATATAAGGACTACGTCATTCAACGTAGTGAGGTTGTCAAAGATGCTACCGCAGAACTCGCAAGAAAGCTGAACCTGTCTCAAGAGGAATTTGAAGATCGATTCCGTTCCATGAATGCTGAAAAGCTTCATGCTAACGAACAGATTCTTGCTGCCATAGCCGACGTCAAACCGGATAAACAAGCAGTGATACACAAGGCTCAAAGTGTGGCGATTGACTGGGTAAAAATTCGCGGTCCCATCCGCCCCAAGACTGCACCTCCGGAGTCACTGGTTTTTATAGCCACGCCGGGAGAAAAGATGTCCGCTGTCAAAGCAGCCAATACAATCCTGCAACAGTTTACTCAGCGTGCCTTCCGGCGAAAGGTCTCAAAAAAGGAAGTCGCACGCTACACTTCACTCTACGAAAAAGCATCCAATGAAGGCCAATCGTTTGACGAGTCGGTGAAGTTGGCTCTGACAGCTGTTCTTGTATCGCCCCACTTTCTTTATCGTCCCGAGTTGGCACCATCAGAAACAATCAAGGAATATCGCATCGATGACTACCAATTGGCCTCAAGACTTTCCTATTTCCTTTGGATGTCTATGCCCGATGAAGAGCTCTTTCTTTTGGCCAAATCAAATCGCTTGCATAATCCAAAGACGCTTCAGCAGCAAATTGACAGAATGATGCAGGACCCAAGAGCAACTGCGACTATGGGAACATTCCTTGGCCAATGGCTGGGTTTCGAATCACTCGGTGTATCCATAATTCCAGACCCGGGAACCTTTAAAAATTTCGATATCCCTCTTCAAGAGTCAATGAAGGCAGAAACCTTGCTGGTATTTGATACTCTAATAAAAGAAGGAGAAAGTCTGTTGGAGTTGTTGGATTCTGACGAAACCTATCTCAACGATGTGTTGGCAATGCACTACGGAATAAAAGGCGTGGAAGGCAGCCAAATGCGGCCTGTGAAACTCACGGACCGCAATCGCGGAGGCCTGCTTGGCATGGGCAGCATTCTAACTGCCACTTCCAATCCGGTGCGGACCAATCCCGTAAGTCGCGGCAAATGGGTGCTGGAAACCTTGCTCGGGAATCGTATTCCTGAGCCTCCTGCCGACGCTGGCATTCTTCCAGAAAATGCCGGGCAGGTTAAAGGACAAACCTTGCGGGAGGAATTTGAAATGCATCGCCGCGATCCCAGCTGTGTGGATTGCCACGAGAAAATTGATCCCATTGGCTTCGGTCTAGAGAATTTCGACGCTATTGGACGCTACCGAACAAAGGAAAACGGCCAACCAATTGATAGCAGCGGCATCATGCCGGACGGAGTCAGTTTTAACGGTCCCATTGAGCTCAAAGACTACCTTCTTGCAAATAAGCAGGACGAGTTTATCCGCAATATAACTGAGAGAATGTTAGCGTTTGCGCTAGGCAGAGAGTTGAAACACTACGACGAAGCGGCTATCATAAAAATCATTGATGCTTTGGAGAATAACCACTACAATGCGAAGTCATTAATATCAGAAGTGATATTGAGTTATCCCTTTCAGTTTCAACACCCCAATCCCGATCATGAATAA
- a CDS encoding AMP-binding protein: MKQLSEIEEILVSLWLEFLPSKEVTASSHFFELGGDSLAAINMSLAVEHKTGFLIPAGTVYKAPVLADFAKLIATFEKEEKRAIVTPLQIKGNQTPLFVLAPAIGGIFHYREFSKHLKPDQPCYCLEPRVSSSGQHNYKSVEEIAEYKIKAIKDIQAEGPYRLCGYSFGGTFAWEVAKQLKATGDEIELLIVYDTIARGKEYYQPRFTGSLFNRLKRLVIRFRFGRSTYRRNNARLNLTNVSSLIGVKMIYLLKKLNSRSSRTVRDDQLAAMGIEDAAQNNLRRVYDYGTFEGELILLRAKKQLLLRRELDYELGWTKRASLGLRIIEVPGDHLTLMYGEDAKNVVEHTNQIIEEICNKNTNKTTHSSSSIELPFPESQICSPVNRFKEVVKTFKNEQAIMSNGRFYSYKELDEYSDFIGTHITQTLDGAGHGIAVYLSNGYSMCATFLAVLKSGNFYIPLDPDHPTERTNAIILASGADLAITDDRLLKKAEQVFKKSKAQTISIDQLTAQIDKVLLPTHIEPYSAAVILFTSGTTGKPKGVLHNHRSISYIGWRRGKGIDLKSSDRYLSVYSGAFMGFLNGFYASMQFGSCFCFYQLKQRGIDALASWLIANKITIFHSVTSVYRSFINSLDEETVITSIRSVTPGGEPSRHSDIEQFKKHFKKGTIYYSNLGSSETGSISFDPIVHETVVPQQIPVGIPFKELNLTIQDPEGNPCPYNVEGEICLNTSNIFSGYWGDKDKTEEVLKRLTDNTQFFRSGDYGYLMEDGRLVNLGRKDNQVKVNGYRMEIPDVESSFMKLDQISEIAVIVREDETVNNALRLYAFYKLQEGHDLTSKEEIREGLLKHLPTAMIPNYLYEVAALPTNPTGKVDRKLLTQIPINRIHTLLK, from the coding sequence ATGAAGCAGCTTTCAGAAATCGAAGAAATCCTAGTTTCGCTCTGGTTAGAATTCCTTCCTTCGAAGGAGGTGACTGCATCCAGCCACTTTTTCGAACTGGGAGGAGATTCTTTGGCTGCAATTAACATGTCTTTGGCCGTTGAACACAAAACAGGTTTCCTTATTCCTGCAGGAACCGTTTACAAAGCACCGGTACTTGCAGATTTTGCAAAACTCATTGCCACATTCGAGAAGGAAGAAAAGCGAGCTATCGTAACTCCGCTTCAAATCAAAGGAAATCAGACGCCTCTATTCGTTTTAGCCCCGGCCATAGGTGGAATATTTCATTACCGCGAATTCAGTAAGCATCTGAAACCAGATCAACCCTGCTATTGCCTCGAACCAAGGGTATCATCAAGCGGCCAACATAATTACAAGTCCGTTGAAGAGATTGCTGAATATAAAATAAAGGCCATCAAGGATATTCAGGCAGAAGGTCCGTACAGACTTTGCGGGTACTCTTTCGGAGGAACCTTTGCCTGGGAAGTTGCCAAACAGCTAAAGGCAACCGGAGACGAAATCGAACTACTTATAGTATATGACACCATTGCAAGAGGCAAAGAATATTACCAACCACGATTCACGGGAAGCCTGTTTAATAGATTAAAGCGACTGGTCATAAGATTCCGGTTTGGACGAAGTACCTATCGCCGGAATAACGCTCGATTAAATCTCACAAACGTAAGCTCGTTGATCGGAGTGAAGATGATTTATCTTTTGAAAAAACTGAATTCTCGTTCTTCCAGGACAGTTCGGGACGACCAGTTGGCTGCGATGGGAATCGAAGATGCAGCGCAAAATAACCTACGGAGGGTTTATGATTATGGAACTTTTGAAGGTGAGCTGATTTTATTGAGAGCAAAAAAACAACTTCTTCTAAGAAGAGAGCTTGATTACGAACTTGGCTGGACCAAGAGAGCCAGCCTTGGTCTTCGAATCATAGAAGTACCCGGAGATCATCTCACGCTTATGTATGGTGAAGATGCCAAAAACGTGGTTGAACACACAAATCAAATCATCGAGGAAATCTGCAATAAGAATACAAATAAAACAACCCATTCCTCATCATCAATAGAACTCCCGTTTCCTGAATCTCAAATTTGCTCGCCAGTAAATCGCTTCAAGGAAGTGGTCAAAACATTCAAAAACGAACAAGCCATCATGAGCAATGGCAGGTTTTATAGTTACAAAGAACTTGATGAATATTCTGATTTTATTGGCACCCATATAACTCAAACCCTGGATGGTGCGGGTCACGGAATCGCCGTGTACCTGAGTAACGGCTACTCCATGTGTGCAACTTTCCTGGCTGTGTTGAAATCCGGAAATTTTTATATTCCACTTGATCCCGACCATCCCACTGAAAGGACAAACGCCATAATTCTCGCGTCAGGTGCCGACCTTGCGATAACCGACGATCGTCTGCTGAAAAAAGCCGAACAGGTTTTTAAGAAATCAAAAGCTCAAACCATTTCGATTGACCAACTAACCGCTCAGATCGACAAAGTGCTTTTACCAACGCACATTGAACCATATTCGGCTGCCGTAATATTGTTTACCTCTGGAACTACCGGCAAACCGAAAGGAGTTCTCCACAATCATCGTAGTATTTCGTATATCGGTTGGCGGCGAGGAAAAGGAATAGATCTAAAAAGCAGCGATCGCTACCTGAGTGTTTACTCGGGAGCCTTTATGGGGTTTTTAAATGGGTTTTATGCTTCGATGCAGTTTGGAAGTTGCTTCTGCTTTTATCAATTAAAACAGCGTGGCATTGATGCTCTTGCATCATGGCTCATTGCCAACAAAATAACTATCTTTCACTCAGTAACCTCGGTGTATCGAAGTTTCATAAATTCTCTGGATGAAGAAACAGTAATTACTTCCATTCGCTCCGTAACTCCAGGAGGAGAACCTTCCCGTCACAGTGACATAGAACAATTCAAAAAACACTTCAAAAAAGGGACCATTTACTACTCTAACCTTGGGTCGTCTGAAACAGGATCTATCTCATTTGATCCCATTGTTCACGAGACGGTGGTACCACAGCAAATTCCCGTAGGCATCCCATTCAAAGAGCTTAACTTAACGATTCAAGATCCTGAGGGTAATCCTTGCCCATACAATGTAGAGGGAGAAATTTGCCTGAACACTTCCAACATTTTTTCAGGCTATTGGGGCGATAAAGATAAAACCGAAGAAGTCTTGAAACGTTTAACAGACAATACGCAATTTTTCAGAAGCGGCGACTACGGCTACTTAATGGAAGATGGCCGCTTGGTAAATCTGGGGAGAAAAGACAATCAGGTAAAAGTAAATGGTTACCGAATGGAAATTCCCGATGTGGAAAGTTCGTTTATGAAGCTGGACCAAATTTCTGAAATTGCGGTGATTGTCCGCGAGGATGAAACGGTTAATAATGCCTTGAGGCTCTATGCATTTTATAAACTACAAGAAGGACATGATCTGACCAGTAAAGAGGAGATTCGGGAAGGATTACTCAAGCACCTCCCTACCGCAATGATTCCAAATTACCTCTACGAAGTAGCGGCTTTGCCAACAAACCCTACCGGTAAAGTAGACCGGAAACTTCTTACTCAAATTCCAATAAACCGCATCCACACTTTGTTAAAATAA
- a CDS encoding serine hydrolase, translated as MIYRKQLVTGLLLLSASLANLDSKVVNLPFAKPESVGMSTERLERIDENLNKLVDSGELPGAVSLVARHGKIVHYENYGLRDLESGNPMEKDTLVRIYSMTKPVVSSALMMLHEEGKFQLNEPVSKYIPQFKDQKVMVDGELVEPKRQMTIQHLFNHTSGLTYGIFGNSEVDKLYNQHEVLRKKSSKEFLETLGSIPLKNHPGDKYVYSVSVDVQGCLVEILSGMPLDKFLQERVFIPLGMKDTFFEVPDEKEGRFAACYSFNKDTRSLELSDAPQSSKFVNKVTFFSGGGGLVSTAADYWRFCQMMLNGGELNGVRLLGRKTVELMRTDHFPATLETYDSNADHGFGLGFRIVKDVTTTGAPGSVGEYYWGGIAGTLFWIDPIEDLTVITMIQVRNSPYNLRRKMHSLVYQAIVDLKKR; from the coding sequence ATGATTTATCGCAAACAACTTGTTACTGGACTACTTCTGCTGTCTGCCAGCCTGGCAAACCTTGATTCAAAAGTAGTTAACCTCCCATTCGCCAAACCGGAATCGGTTGGAATGTCCACTGAACGCCTGGAAAGGATTGATGAGAACTTAAATAAGCTAGTCGATTCAGGAGAGTTGCCCGGAGCGGTCTCACTCGTAGCGAGACACGGAAAAATCGTGCATTACGAGAACTATGGTCTTCGTGACCTGGAATCTGGAAACCCGATGGAAAAGGACACGCTTGTACGGATTTATTCAATGACCAAACCCGTAGTGAGCTCGGCTCTCATGATGCTTCACGAGGAAGGTAAGTTCCAACTCAACGAACCCGTTTCAAAATATATTCCACAGTTTAAGGACCAAAAAGTAATGGTAGACGGCGAGTTGGTTGAGCCTAAAAGGCAGATGACGATTCAACATCTTTTCAACCACACCTCCGGACTAACCTATGGCATCTTTGGAAATAGCGAAGTAGACAAACTATATAACCAACATGAAGTGCTAAGAAAAAAATCCTCAAAAGAATTTTTGGAAACCCTGGGGAGTATCCCTCTTAAAAACCATCCAGGAGATAAGTATGTTTATAGTGTTTCTGTCGATGTACAGGGTTGCCTGGTGGAAATCCTCTCCGGAATGCCACTCGATAAATTTCTACAAGAAAGAGTCTTTATTCCCTTAGGGATGAAAGATACTTTTTTTGAAGTACCCGATGAAAAGGAAGGTCGTTTCGCCGCTTGCTACTCTTTCAACAAGGACACGCGTTCGTTAGAGTTGAGCGATGCGCCTCAATCCAGCAAATTTGTCAACAAAGTCACATTCTTCTCAGGCGGAGGAGGCCTCGTATCGACCGCGGCAGATTACTGGCGTTTTTGCCAAATGATGCTCAATGGAGGAGAGCTTAATGGTGTTCGCCTACTCGGTCGGAAAACCGTGGAGCTGATGAGAACTGATCATTTTCCGGCTACACTGGAAACCTATGACTCCAATGCTGATCACGGTTTCGGACTAGGGTTTCGAATCGTAAAAGATGTCACCACTACGGGAGCGCCAGGATCTGTGGGCGAATACTACTGGGGCGGAATTGCCGGAACCCTTTTTTGGATAGACCCGATTGAAGACCTAACGGTAATAACAATGATCCAGGTAAGAAACTCGCCCTACAACCTTCGCCGAAAAATGCATTCGTTGGTCTACCAGGCGATTGTGGATTTAAAAAAACGTTAG